CGTGAATAACTCGATAGCTTTAATACGTTTTTTGCGAATTGAATCATCGTTTTCATACTGTACGTATAAACGCTCAAACTTTTCTTGGTCTTCAAAGAAAGCATCATATAGTCCCGGAACATCACTAGGACTGAATAAGGTAATAGAGCCACCTTTAATTAAACGTTGGTACATCAGCTTGTTAAATTGCACACCATAATCTAAATGACGCACACGGTTTTCTTCAACACCACGGTTATTTTTAAGTACCAGTAAGCTTTCTACTTCAAGATGCCATAAAGGATAAAACAATGTAGCAGCACCGCCGCGAACACCACCTTGTGAACAACTTTTAACTGCTGTTTGGAAATGCTTAAAGAATGGGATACAACCAGTATGAAATGCTTCACCATTTCTTATCGTGCTACCTAAAGCACGAATACGACCAGCATTGACACCAATACCAGCACGTTGAGATACATATTTAACAATAGCGCTTGATGTAGCATTAATTGAATCTAAACTATCGCCACACTCAATCAATACACAAGATGAGAATTGACGTGTTGGTGTACGAACACCGGCCATGATTGGAGTAGGCAATGATATTTTAAAGCGAGAGATAGCGTGATAAAAATCTTCTACGTAACGTAAGCGAGATTCAACAGGGTATTTAGCAAACAAACATGCCGAAACTAAAATATAGAGGAATTGAGCACTTTCGTAAATTTCACCGCTAACACGGTTTTGTACTAAATACTTACCTTCAAGCTGCTTCATGGCAGCATAGCTGAAGTTTAGATCACGGCTATGGTCCATAAAGCTGGACATGTGCTCAAAGTCATCTTTAGTATAATCAGCTAACAAATGCTGATCATATTTACCCGCTTCAACTAATTTCACTACGTGATCATAAAGGGCCGGTGGCTCAAATTGTCCGTAGGCTTTTTTACGTAAATGAAATACTGCTAAACGAGCTGCCAAGTATTGATAATCTGGAGTCTCTTCAGATATCAAATCAGCAGCTGATTTAATAATAGTTTCATGAATATCTTCAGTTTTGATCCCGTCATAAAACTGAATGTGAGATTTTAATTCAACTTGAGAAACAGAAACTTGTTCTAAGCCATCCGCGGCCCAAGCAATGACACGGTGAATTTTTTCTAAATCAATGGTTTCTTTCTCACCATTTCGTTTAGTTACAAAGAGGTTGTTATTCATGAAATACCTGTAAAGCGATTATTGTTATTGTTTTTTATTCCTAATAAAAGGATCTAAAACGTCCCTAATAAAAAATCCCACATACGTATTAGAAATAAATAACTTAATACGTAGTATTAAAAATAACAACTGAGCATCAAATGCACAATATCTAGGGTTTTTTATAATTCTAGACACAAGATAGTGAGGTTTGACCTGTTTTGCAAGTGATAAAATGAGTTGATCTTTGTGATTATTTTTGCCTTAATTTAAGGGTTAGTGATGACTAACCTAGTAAGACAATTTGATTTTGGAATTTACTAAAAGCAACGATTATTTTACTTTTTTTAAGATAAATTATTTTTATAAATTATTTTTGGTCAATATTTATGTTCGCTATAATAAATTAATATAAATAAAATAAAATGTATATTTTACAAGTGGTTATGGTTTTAAGTTAAGCGCAGATTAATGTTTAAACAACTTGATTGTTTATACAACAATTATTCTGCAGGTACCTGAAGCATCGAATTTACCAAGTTTTTGAACTTTATGAACAGCTAGGGTCGTTATTTTTAAAGCTTACGACAGCACAATATATAATTAACAGCCAGTGAATAGTTGAATTTATGGTTTCCTGTAGTTGGATTGGGCTGAATTGAGCTTAATTGAGCTAGATTGTAAAGGATACCACTGTCATCAATGCACTTTAATCTGTGTTCTTCTGCTGCGAGTATTGCAAGTAAATAAGATTTTACGCTTTTATTGAGCGTTAAAAAGAAAATCAAGTATCTCGGTTTAACTAAGGTAGAAAATGCTTGAATTATTGGGGCAGGGTCAGAATGGCTTCATTAGATCCTCAGACATAAAAAAACCATTCAATGCAGTGAATGGTTTGTAGTATTAAATAGTCTTAATTGCTATTACATTATCCAAAACTGAATAATATAAATCAGACTTGCTATCTTGAACTTGAATTTTATATTCAAATCTACTGATATCATATTGTGATCTCCTATTTACTTCAAAGTTAAAATTCTGAAATAATCGAAAGAAAGACGACTCATAAAAGTTGAATCAGTAACCCTAAAAATATATAGTGGCTTTGCAAACATTTGTCATCTTTCGATTTACTTCGGTTATGCTGACTTTAGAAACCTTAAGCGCGTCAGAAACGCTTAAGGTTTTTTTGTGCCTAAATATCCAGCTACGTCCTTAATTGATAAGAGAATAGTGAGGTGTGACTTGTTTTGCAAGTGATAAAATGAGTTGATCTTTGTGATTGTTTTTGCCTTAATTTAAGGGTTAGTGATGACTAACCTAGTAAGGCAATTTTATTTTGGAATTTACTAAAAGCAATGATTTCTTTACTTTTTTTACGATAAATTATTTTTATAAATTATTTTTGCTCAATATTTATGTTCGCTATAATAAATTAATATAAACAAAATAAAATACATATTTTACAGTTGGTTATGATTTAAAGCTAAGCGCAGATTGTTGTATAAACAACTTGATTGTTTATACAACAATTATTCTGCAGGTACCTGAAACATCGAATTTACCAAGTTTTTGAACTTAATGAACAGCTAGGGTCGTTATTTTTAAAGCTTACGACAACACAATATATAATTAACATCCAGTGAGTCATTGAGCTTATGGTTTCCTGTAATGGGATTGTAATGGATACCACTGGCATCAATACACTTTAATCCGTGTTCTTCTGCCCAACCAATAAGTTGTGAAGGTCGAATAAACTTATCATGGTCATGAGTCCCATCAGGAACAATTTTGAGAAGTTTCTCTGCTGCAAGTATGGCAAGTAAATAAGATTTGATACTTTTATTGAGCGTTGAAAAGAAAATCAAGCCTCCTGGTTTAACCAAGGTAGAACATGCTTGAATCACCGAAGCAGGGTCAGGAACATGTTCTAACATTTCCATACAAGTAACGACATCAAAAGTACCTGGATTTTCCAGTGCTTTTTCTTCGGCAGTTATTTTTTGATAATTAATGGATACGCCAGTTTCTAACGCATGCAATTTTGCAACATTGAGTGGTTCGGTGCCCATATCAATACCCGTTACGTTGGCACCTAGTTTTGCTAGTGATTCTGATAAAATACCGCCACCACAACCAACATCAATAATTTGCATATCATAAAAGCCATTCTTCGAATCAATACCTTCAACCTGAAGCGCAATATGCTGACTTATAAATTGGACTCTTAATGGGTTAATTTGATGTAGAGGTTTAAAGTCACCGGTTAAATCCCACCATTGGCTAGCAACTTGTTCGAACTTTGCAATTTCATCTTCATTTACGTTAAGGGGTTGGCTTGACATACATTCACTACTTTAAATTGACTTTCAATCATTCGATTCTAAACGAAAGTCATTTTTAAGCAAAGGGGATAGATCAAATCTACGCTTTTTAGGTGCTTTTTTAAGCTGATTATTACCCCTAAAAAAACCTTTAAATAAAGCTGTATGGCATCAACAATTTTTATGCTAGTATGCTGCGTTGATTACTATTATTAGTGTCTATTAGATAACAATAAAATCTTTAAAATACCGTTTATTTACTACTAGAAATTAGCCTCGCTATATTGCTAGTATTATTAAGCAAAAGAATTAGTTAAGGGATACCATCGATTTATGTCCGATCTGGCCAAACAAATAGTTCCAGTTAATATTGAAGATGAACTAAAAACCTCCTATTTAGATTATGCCATGAGTGTAATAGTTGGGCGCGCATTGCCTGACGTTCGTGATGGCTTAAAACCTGTACATCGTCGGGTGTTATTCGCCATGGATGTATTAGGTAATGATTGGAATAAAGCCTATAAAAAATCAGCCCGTGTGGTTGGTGATGTAATAGGTAAGTATCACCCTCATGGTGATACTGCAGTTTACGATACAATAGTTCGTATGGCACAGCCATTCTCCTTACGTTACATGCTTGTCGATGGACAAGGTAACTTCGGCTCTGTTGATGGTGATAGCGCAGCTGCAATGCGTTATACCGAAATTAGAATGTCTAAAATTGCACATTCTATTCTAGCCGATTTAGATAAAGAAACCGTTGATTTTGTACCTAACTATGATGGTACAGAACATATACCAGCGGTTATGCCTACCCGTGTACCTAACTTACTCGTTAATGGTACTTCAGGTATTGCTGTTGGTATGGCAACCAATATTCCTCCGCATAATTTAACTGAAGTTATCAATGCTTGTTTAGCACTTATTGATAACAGTGAATTAACGTTTGAAGAAATTTTAGAACATATCCCTGGTCCTGACTTTCCAACAGCAGGTATTATTAGTGGTCGTGCAGGTATCGAAGAAGCATACCGAACCGGTCGCGGTAAAATAAAAATTCGTGCACGTGCAAGTATTGATGTTCATGAAACCACGGGTAAAGAAACAATAATTGTTCACGAACTACCTTATCAAGTAAACAAAGCACGCTTAATTGAAAAAATGGCTGAGCTTGTTAAAGATAAACGTCTTGAAGGTATTTCTGCTTTACGTGATGAGTCTGATAAAGACGGCATGCGTATGGTTATTGAAATCAAACGCGGTGAAGTAGGTGAAGTTGTTTTAAATAACTTATACAAACTGACGCAAATGCAGGTTTCTTTCGGTTTAAATATGGTGGCATTAACCAATGGCCAACCGAAAATATTTAATATCAAAGAGATGTTAGAAGCATTTGTTTTGCATCGCCGTGAAGTTGTTACTCGTCGTACTATTTTCGAATTAAGAAAAGCACGTGACCGTGCTCATATCTTAGAAGGTTTATCCATTGCATTAGCAAATATAGACCCTATCATCGAAATGATTAAAAATTCGAATAACAGAAAAGAATCTGAAGAAAAGCTTATTTCCCAAGGTTGGGAACTCGGTAATGTTGCTAACATGCTCAGCGAAGCGGGTAATGATGCAGCACGTCCTGAGTGGTTAGAACCTGAATATGGTATTCGTGATGGTTTATATTACTTAACCGCCGAACAAGCAAAAGCAATCGTCGACCTACAGTTATATAAACTATCTGGCATGGAACACGATAAAATTCTAAGCGAGTACAAAGCGTTATTAGACCTTATTGCAGAATTAATGCATATTTTGGCTACACCTGCTCGTTTAATGGAAGTGATTTGTGAAGAACTTGTTGCTATTCGTGATGAGTTTGGTGATGAACGTAGAACTGAAATTACTAACGCTTCACATGATTTGTCTTTAGAAGACTTAATCACTGAAGAAGATGTTGTAGTGACACTTTCACATGAAGGTTATGTTAAGTATCAAGTCTTAAGTGATTACGAAGCTCAGCGTCGCGGTGGTAAAGGTAAAGCAGCGACTAAGATGAAAGAAGAAGACTTCATCGAACGTTTACTCGTGGCTAATACACATGACACTATTTTATGTTTCTCAGACCGTGGTAAATTATATTGGTTGAAAGTTTTCCAATTACCATTAGCAAGTCGTACCGCAAGAGGTAGACCTATTGTAAACATCTTGCCATTAGAAAGTGATGAACGTATCACTGCTATCTTACCAGTACGTGATTATGCCGATGATAAATATATCGTTATGGCAACAGCTTCTGGTACGGTGA
The DNA window shown above is from Colwellia psychrerythraea 34H and carries:
- the nrdA gene encoding class 1a ribonucleoside-diphosphate reductase subunit alpha yields the protein MNNNLFVTKRNGEKETIDLEKIHRVIAWAADGLEQVSVSQVELKSHIQFYDGIKTEDIHETIIKSAADLISEETPDYQYLAARLAVFHLRKKAYGQFEPPALYDHVVKLVEAGKYDQHLLADYTKDDFEHMSSFMDHSRDLNFSYAAMKQLEGKYLVQNRVSGEIYESAQFLYILVSACLFAKYPVESRLRYVEDFYHAISRFKISLPTPIMAGVRTPTRQFSSCVLIECGDSLDSINATSSAIVKYVSQRAGIGVNAGRIRALGSTIRNGEAFHTGCIPFFKHFQTAVKSCSQGGVRGGAATLFYPLWHLEVESLLVLKNNRGVEENRVRHLDYGVQFNKLMYQRLIKGGSITLFSPSDVPGLYDAFFEDQEKFERLYVQYENDDSIRKKRIKAIELFTLFAQERASTGRIYLQNVDHCNTHSPFDSSKAAIRQSNLCLEIALPTKPMNDINDENGEIALCTLSAFNLGAIDSLDELEGLADLAVRALDSLLDYQDYPIAAAQSASMARRTLGIGVINYAYYLAKNGLYYSNGSANNLTHRTFEAIQFYLLKATNELAKEQGACPKFDETLLSKGILPIDTYKKTIDDITGEPLHLDWESLRESIKKHGVRNSTVSALMPSETSSQISNATNGIEPPRGLISIKASKDGVLKQVVPEYEKLKGNYELLWNIPDNQGYLELVGIMQKFVDQAISANTNYDPNKFEGGKVPVKQILKDILTAYKLGVKTLYYHNTRDGASDDIEIEDDSCAGGACKI
- the ubiG gene encoding bifunctional 2-polyprenyl-6-hydroxyphenol methylase/3-demethylubiquinol 3-O-methyltransferase UbiG, translated to MSSQPLNVNEDEIAKFEQVASQWWDLTGDFKPLHQINPLRVQFISQHIALQVEGIDSKNGFYDMQIIDVGCGGGILSESLAKLGANVTGIDMGTEPLNVAKLHALETGVSINYQKITAEEKALENPGTFDVVTCMEMLEHVPDPASVIQACSTLVKPGGLIFFSTLNKSIKSYLLAILAAEKLLKIVPDGTHDHDKFIRPSQLIGWAEEHGLKCIDASGIHYNPITGNHKLNDSLDVNYILCCRKL
- the gyrA gene encoding DNA topoisomerase (ATP-hydrolyzing) subunit A — translated: MSDLAKQIVPVNIEDELKTSYLDYAMSVIVGRALPDVRDGLKPVHRRVLFAMDVLGNDWNKAYKKSARVVGDVIGKYHPHGDTAVYDTIVRMAQPFSLRYMLVDGQGNFGSVDGDSAAAMRYTEIRMSKIAHSILADLDKETVDFVPNYDGTEHIPAVMPTRVPNLLVNGTSGIAVGMATNIPPHNLTEVINACLALIDNSELTFEEILEHIPGPDFPTAGIISGRAGIEEAYRTGRGKIKIRARASIDVHETTGKETIIVHELPYQVNKARLIEKMAELVKDKRLEGISALRDESDKDGMRMVIEIKRGEVGEVVLNNLYKLTQMQVSFGLNMVALTNGQPKIFNIKEMLEAFVLHRREVVTRRTIFELRKARDRAHILEGLSIALANIDPIIEMIKNSNNRKESEEKLISQGWELGNVANMLSEAGNDAARPEWLEPEYGIRDGLYYLTAEQAKAIVDLQLYKLSGMEHDKILSEYKALLDLIAELMHILATPARLMEVICEELVAIRDEFGDERRTEITNASHDLSLEDLITEEDVVVTLSHEGYVKYQVLSDYEAQRRGGKGKAATKMKEEDFIERLLVANTHDTILCFSDRGKLYWLKVFQLPLASRTARGRPIVNILPLESDERITAILPVRDYADDKYIVMATASGTVKKTRLDAYSNQRANGIIALNLRDDDTLIGVDITDGTNDVMLFSDAGKVVRFNEKVRDSETGEIKLDPETGEQRWALKPIGRTGTGVRGIKLEGEQKVVSLIIPKNDGPILTITENGFGKRTDLAEYPAKSRATKGVVSIKVSERNGKVVGAVQVEDLDEIMLITDSGTLVRTRVNEVSVIGRNTQGVRLIRTADDEHVVALQRIDEIEEPAELEEVAEGDEVIETSVEPSSEDNPEHSAQQDVADTSQDDNQE